One genomic segment of [Phormidium] sp. ETS-05 includes these proteins:
- a CDS encoding nucleotidyltransferase domain-containing protein — protein sequence MNTGAEKSTDITNLAVQLPEKFQHLKMLVLFGSRARGDFRPNSDWDFAAVYDEAIYQNLTENPFAVFEISGIISNLLNIPESKIDVIDLGRCSALLAHYVARDGKVLYEQEPGQFEQFRRQALKSHAEMKATYQSLRAKLDERLQNWGYDD from the coding sequence ATGAATACAGGCGCAGAAAAATCAACAGATATCACTAATCTTGCCGTCCAACTGCCAGAAAAATTTCAACACCTAAAAATGCTGGTGCTGTTTGGTTCCAGAGCCAGAGGTGATTTTCGTCCAAACAGTGATTGGGACTTTGCCGCTGTCTATGATGAAGCGATTTATCAAAATTTGACAGAAAATCCGTTTGCCGTGTTTGAAATTTCGGGAATTATCAGTAATTTGTTAAATATTCCCGAATCTAAAATAGATGTGATAGACTTAGGTAGATGTTCCGCGCTTTTGGCTCACTACGTCGCTCGTGACGGTAAAGTTTTGTATGAACAAGAACCGGGGCAGTTTGAGCAATTCCGCCGTCAGGCCCTCAAGAGTCACGCTGAAATGAAAGCAACTTACCAAAGCCTGCGCGCCAAACTTGATGAGAGGTTGCAAAATTGGGGTTATGACGATTGA
- a CDS encoding DUF86 domain-containing protein: protein MTIEKYIVIAKIDLMGKYLERLQRFESVTLEQYLNDGDMQLVVERLLQLIIQMAIDLNRYFLKELGIDQPETNAEAFHAVSQCGIIPDNLAKNIAGSVSLQNRLVHGYDTIDSVIVHGSIKKVLQYFPMYQKQVGNYLDSLEDKNG, encoded by the coding sequence ATGACGATTGAAAAATATATAGTTATAGCAAAAATAGATTTGATGGGCAAGTATTTGGAACGATTGCAGCGGTTTGAATCTGTGACCTTAGAACAATACCTCAATGATGGGGATATGCAGTTGGTCGTAGAAAGACTATTACAGCTAATCATTCAAATGGCGATCGACCTGAATCGGTACTTTTTGAAAGAATTAGGGATTGACCAACCAGAAACCAACGCTGAAGCATTCCACGCCGTCAGCCAATGTGGCATTATTCCCGATAATTTAGCCAAAAACATCGCTGGTTCGGTCAGCTTGCAAAATCGTTTGGTTCACGGCTATGATACAATCGATAGTGTTATCGTGCATGGTAGCATCAAGAAAGTATTGCAGTATTTTCCCATGTATCAAAAACAAGTCGGCAATTATTTGGATTCTTTGGAGGACAAAAATGGCTAG
- the cas10d gene encoding type I-D CRISPR-associated protein Cas10d/Csc3: MARKRKQQDEDKEQQLSLFDILPTAPISEPSHDDDSELDDNGDDSDYDDVELSFDPSDRTIEPKAPELLTLKLLRKAILAQNPDDAVMEDFAEYVLPNLLRVAIAVTAKGGKFFDKLDAQRLAAGKPKPRRDNAADQSLNSHLLNGIFPANLIEQRLEKLDTTVRRCVRERERRLLIAGFILHDFEKFNYDILPQMPQKYRDISNSQNQKIRDLSVAEHREIVQVIADELHLGQLIDPENPEAYQEYLDDLLVLAYNAQVREDTNWNFSVAHGLQPVLDDRTLRCLAALTCLADSFASIIKHPQDAEHRRFQELLHSLSDGQLKLSYHGLTENRGVLTNAVNNSLIEAHTALNTKNCTYYEPLLYLPTGVIYLAHRNAPPVRLEDCPEKVVSQIKKLCAGQLRDRQTGFGRDGKGMKYAEYYNLFFDDVELMQVALNATMRILPKGKSSVAQDRSDNLIKFQKQGVLPADWDFQFANDIRIDQLAEFGDLVSRKIWGDRVSKIENFRKQDKKNKNLPPVPPLQIIEEVAKLWQLSDYLPQIREIQRLNERLKENKLKGNTGGIPYEWYYLAAKYLERHPGVEEVREICQQAIAHIAQLIRPITAQYQLPDGWEDLCLWVQRVIILPSQPESNASLAVFADEFQRYMMAKKSGRGRQLICSISHSAYTVTEQMESAVLFTPQVYTNKQMLGGSNAKRNISSIAGIEMMLRQILMNQTQAVGKNFEDGKYRYLYFYPTYYFTPETNKFLHQAYTDIAQTRFTPTLRNHFISSDLQADFTKTRYQTVDSFLLDEAIKPEKDRTFKLSYPEDLPVTFYFMALPTPKKSKDHKPTDTESWIMPAWLAFAFPIIIDVKTAVSESPIPPFTDGAEFEESVFLDSPPPAFRVLTQRDRFRIDYILEGWQENGKEYPSPLNVLTAAYAIHLDVNARQGKKGYDANWGKFAELATDFETSPLSVFTYLSKWGRRQEAETASIKKIKLYAYQFYPCFDPYVQFKPESEELIVDEKSPLHHPKRLTELYRQFYRANKLYNPKANAVLKPIDIAADVILKVDPCFSGEALPDMVAAEICKLMDRVHSSTAEGRWVFKRDEREQEREKIAEFAAYFVHEVFENSFGGDRARLAGRQLNYLRDTCEYLYRLENDKEIRAKKEQSPDNAEDNFDNEEETEDETP; the protein is encoded by the coding sequence ATGGCTAGAAAACGCAAGCAGCAAGATGAAGACAAGGAGCAGCAACTATCTTTATTTGATATTTTGCCCACGGCTCCCATATCTGAGCCGTCACATGATGATGATTCAGAGTTAGATGATAATGGGGATGATAGTGATTATGATGATGTGGAGCTTAGCTTTGACCCATCAGACCGAACCATAGAGCCAAAAGCGCCGGAGTTGCTGACGCTGAAACTGCTGCGAAAAGCTATTCTCGCGCAAAATCCCGATGATGCAGTGATGGAAGATTTCGCCGAATATGTGTTACCAAACCTGCTGCGAGTTGCCATCGCCGTCACCGCCAAAGGGGGTAAGTTTTTTGATAAACTTGATGCCCAGCGGCTGGCTGCAGGAAAGCCAAAACCTCGGCGTGATAATGCGGCTGACCAGTCGCTAAATAGTCATTTACTCAATGGCATATTTCCGGCGAATTTAATTGAGCAACGCCTGGAAAAGCTCGATACTACAGTGCGGCGATGCGTCAGGGAGCGGGAGCGCCGGTTACTAATTGCTGGGTTTATTCTCCACGACTTTGAGAAGTTTAATTATGACATATTGCCCCAAATGCCCCAGAAATATCGGGACATTAGCAATAGCCAAAATCAGAAGATTCGGGACTTATCTGTGGCGGAACATCGGGAGATTGTGCAGGTCATCGCTGATGAATTGCATCTGGGGCAGTTGATAGACCCGGAAAACCCAGAAGCATATCAGGAATATTTGGATGATTTGCTCGTTTTGGCGTATAATGCCCAGGTGCGGGAGGATACGAATTGGAATTTTTCGGTAGCGCACGGACTGCAGCCGGTATTGGACGATCGCACCCTCCGCTGTCTCGCTGCACTCACTTGCTTGGCAGATTCCTTTGCCTCAATTATCAAACACCCTCAAGATGCTGAACATAGGCGGTTTCAAGAACTATTACACAGTCTTAGTGATGGCCAACTAAAGCTAAGCTATCACGGCTTGACCGAAAATCGGGGAGTGTTGACAAACGCCGTGAATAACTCCCTCATCGAGGCTCACACCGCACTCAATACAAAAAACTGCACCTACTATGAACCCCTGTTGTATTTGCCAACTGGTGTCATCTACTTGGCGCATAGAAATGCGCCACCAGTGCGGCTGGAAGACTGCCCCGAAAAAGTTGTCAGCCAGATTAAAAAACTCTGCGCCGGTCAGTTACGCGACAGACAAACCGGTTTTGGCCGCGATGGCAAAGGCATGAAATATGCCGAATATTATAACCTATTTTTTGACGATGTGGAGTTGATGCAAGTAGCTCTTAATGCCACCATGCGGATTTTGCCTAAAGGCAAATCTTCCGTAGCCCAAGACCGCAGCGACAATCTGATAAAATTTCAGAAACAGGGGGTCTTACCCGCCGATTGGGATTTCCAGTTTGCCAACGATATCCGCATCGACCAACTGGCAGAATTTGGCGACCTAGTGAGCCGGAAAATTTGGGGCGATCGGGTCAGCAAAATTGAAAATTTCCGCAAACAAGACAAAAAAAATAAAAACCTGCCCCCAGTTCCCCCCTTGCAGATTATCGAAGAAGTTGCTAAACTATGGCAACTGTCGGATTATCTGCCCCAAATTCGGGAAATCCAGCGGCTGAATGAAAGGCTGAAGGAAAATAAGCTCAAAGGTAACACTGGCGGCATACCCTACGAATGGTATTATTTAGCTGCCAAGTATCTAGAACGGCACCCAGGAGTTGAGGAGGTGCGGGAGATTTGCCAGCAAGCAATAGCACATATTGCCCAACTGATTCGACCCATCACCGCTCAGTATCAACTCCCCGATGGTTGGGAAGACTTGTGCCTATGGGTGCAGCGAGTTATCATACTCCCCAGCCAGCCAGAGTCCAACGCATCATTAGCAGTATTTGCCGATGAATTCCAGCGCTACATGATGGCGAAAAAATCTGGGCGAGGCAGGCAGTTAATCTGCTCAATTTCTCATTCCGCTTACACGGTGACAGAGCAAATGGAGTCAGCGGTTTTGTTTACCCCCCAGGTTTATACTAACAAACAAATGCTGGGAGGTTCTAACGCCAAGCGCAATATCTCCAGTATTGCCGGTATCGAGATGATGCTACGGCAAATCTTGATGAACCAAACCCAGGCGGTGGGCAAGAATTTTGAGGATGGCAAGTATCGTTATCTGTATTTCTATCCTACTTATTACTTCACCCCAGAAACTAACAAGTTTTTGCATCAAGCCTACACCGATATCGCCCAAACTCGTTTTACGCCTACTCTGCGCAATCACTTTATTAGCTCGGATTTGCAGGCAGATTTTACCAAAACCCGCTACCAAACTGTTGATAGTTTTTTGCTGGATGAAGCTATTAAACCAGAAAAAGACCGCACATTTAAACTGTCTTATCCAGAAGACTTGCCCGTAACGTTTTACTTTATGGCACTGCCCACGCCGAAAAAAAGTAAAGACCACAAACCCACGGATACGGAATCTTGGATTATGCCAGCTTGGTTGGCGTTTGCTTTCCCCATCATTATCGATGTGAAAACTGCGGTGTCTGAGTCTCCCATTCCGCCTTTTACTGATGGGGCGGAGTTTGAGGAAAGCGTATTTCTGGACAGTCCACCCCCAGCATTCCGGGTTTTGACCCAGCGCGATCGCTTCCGCATTGACTACATCCTAGAAGGTTGGCAAGAAAACGGCAAGGAATATCCCTCACCTTTGAATGTCCTCACCGCCGCTTATGCCATTCATCTCGACGTGAATGCTCGCCAAGGCAAAAAAGGTTATGATGCCAACTGGGGTAAATTTGCCGAGTTAGCCACGGATTTTGAAACCAGCCCCCTCTCCGTATTTACTTATCTCAGTAAGTGGGGACGCCGCCAAGAAGCTGAAACCGCCAGCATTAAGAAAATTAAGCTCTATGCTTATCAATTTTACCCCTGTTTTGACCCCTACGTTCAATTTAAACCAGAATCGGAGGAATTAATTGTGGACGAAAAATCGCCATTACACCACCCCAAGCGATTGACCGAACTCTATCGCCAATTTTACCGAGCCAACAAGTTGTATAATCCTAAAGCTAACGCCGTGCTAAAACCCATTGATATTGCTGCCGATGTAATTCTCAAAGTTGACCCCTGTTTTTCGGGCGAAGCTCTCCCCGATATGGTCGCTGCGGAAATCTGTAAACTGATGGATCGGGTTCACAGTTCCACCGCCGAAGGGCGTTGGGTATTTAAACGCGATGAACGAGAGCAAGAACGGGAAAAAATCGCCGAATTCGCTGCCTACTTTGTCCACGAGGTATTTGAGAATTCTTTTGGGGGCGATCGCGCCCGTTTAGCCGGACGACAACTAAACTACCTCCGCGACACCTGCGAATACCTGTATCGCTTAGAAAACGACAAAGAAATCCGCGCCAAAAAAGAACAATCCCCAGATAATGCGGAGGATAATTTTGACAACGAAGAGGAAACAGAAGATGAAACACCATAA
- the cas7d gene encoding type I-D CRISPR-associated protein Cas7/Csc2 — translation MAFLTTVDAKYFHTEIPYKPMGKYAHFLTVRVTESYPLFQTDGELNKARVRAGIQDPTPISRLTMFKRKQSTPERLVGRELLRNYELMTAEECEYNVKFAMDNPDCIIYGFAIGESGSEKSKVVVDTAFSITPFDAAHETFTLNAPYENGTMASKGEGDKKLGEITSRINQQDHIKPQVFFPSIVTLKDPTEAGFLYVFNNILRTRHYGAQTTRTGRVRNELIGVVFADGEITSNLRWSQAIYDDIKAKNLLGSLDPLNEDDVIQSAQNTIVALMAEEFIVHSDFVGDTFAPLLQEVKALTKSEAGIRAILQQADAEAKAYAKKHIKPKKAATAGEK, via the coding sequence ATGGCTTTTTTAACCACCGTCGATGCCAAATATTTTCACACAGAAATCCCCTACAAACCGATGGGTAAATACGCCCACTTTCTCACCGTGCGCGTCACCGAATCTTATCCCCTATTTCAAACTGACGGCGAACTAAATAAAGCACGAGTCCGCGCCGGAATCCAAGACCCCACACCTATCAGCCGCCTTACCATGTTCAAGCGCAAACAGTCCACCCCAGAGCGGTTAGTAGGGCGGGAACTGCTGCGCAACTACGAACTAATGACCGCAGAAGAATGCGAATATAACGTAAAATTCGCAATGGATAACCCCGACTGCATTATTTACGGCTTCGCTATTGGTGAATCCGGCTCAGAAAAATCCAAAGTGGTAGTAGATACCGCCTTCTCCATCACTCCTTTTGACGCCGCTCACGAAACTTTCACCCTCAACGCCCCCTATGAAAATGGCACAATGGCATCAAAGGGAGAAGGAGATAAAAAACTGGGCGAAATCACCAGCCGCATCAACCAGCAAGACCACATCAAGCCACAAGTATTTTTCCCCAGCATCGTCACCCTGAAAGACCCCACCGAAGCAGGATTTTTATACGTTTTCAATAACATCTTGCGCACCCGCCACTACGGCGCCCAAACCACCCGCACCGGGCGGGTTCGTAACGAATTAATTGGCGTCGTATTTGCCGACGGAGAAATTACCAGCAATCTCCGCTGGTCTCAGGCAATTTACGACGACATAAAAGCCAAAAACCTGCTGGGTTCTTTAGACCCCCTCAATGAAGATGACGTTATCCAATCAGCCCAAAACACGATCGTAGCCCTCATGGCGGAAGAATTTATCGTTCACAGTGATTTTGTCGGCGACACCTTTGCCCCTTTGCTTCAAGAAGTGAAAGCTCTCACCAAAAGCGAAGCGGGAATCCGGGCGATTTTGCAGCAAGCCGATGCGGAAGCCAAAGCCTATGCTAAAAAGCACATCAAACCGAAAAAAGCAGCCACAGCAGGGGAAAAATAA
- the cas5d gene encoding type I-D CRISPR-associated protein Cas5/Csc1 yields MAIIHRCMVELHDSLYFATREIGRLYETEAILHNYALCYALGLVDNAAYTTQVAEEDSCRYFCAEQVPKYEQHLTALNQAGIYITPGRPVSHATTLTTWKYANNNYHVEMEKTQKNIPSFGRNKEIAPESQFEFFAISPQRLKFPRWIRLGKWASKAEVAILATEEVKPSAKEQEFTFPYPLNPLDVMFTHQIFSYDTINMPPVSLIRNVKMRGHCYYWEELKLKIPAMMQYRF; encoded by the coding sequence ATGGCAATTATTCATCGCTGTATGGTGGAACTACACGACAGTCTGTATTTTGCGACACGGGAAATTGGGCGGCTCTATGAAACTGAAGCCATCCTGCACAATTATGCTCTCTGTTACGCCCTCGGATTGGTGGATAACGCCGCCTATACTACCCAAGTAGCGGAAGAGGATTCCTGCCGGTATTTTTGCGCGGAACAAGTGCCAAAATATGAACAGCATTTAACTGCCTTAAACCAAGCAGGCATTTACATCACGCCGGGACGCCCTGTCTCCCACGCTACCACCCTCACCACTTGGAAGTATGCCAACAACAACTATCACGTGGAGATGGAAAAAACCCAGAAAAACATTCCCAGTTTTGGCCGCAACAAAGAAATAGCCCCAGAAAGCCAGTTTGAATTCTTCGCTATTTCCCCACAGCGGCTCAAATTCCCCCGCTGGATCCGCTTGGGCAAATGGGCGAGCAAAGCTGAGGTAGCAATTTTGGCCACTGAGGAGGTGAAACCATCGGCCAAAGAACAAGAGTTTACCTTTCCCTATCCCCTGAATCCTCTAGATGTGATGTTTACCCATCAAATTTTCAGTTACGATACCATTAATATGCCCCCCGTTAGCCTGATTAGAAATGTAAAAATGCGCGGGCACTGCTATTATTGGGAAGAGCTGAAACTGAAAATT